A stretch of Geomonas oryzisoli DNA encodes these proteins:
- the lnt gene encoding apolipoprotein N-acyltransferase, whose amino-acid sequence MTARTAIAGEATAGRYLLALFSGVLLALSFPLPGISPLAWGAFVPLFLATDRVSPRLGFRLGFTAGCVAYAGILYWLNVVMMNYGKLHWTVSVTLYLTLVGYLALYPGAVLWLVRRCEGRRIPLLCSFPLLWVSGEAIRSYLLTGFPWASLGYSQYRTLPLIQISDLTGVYGVSFLVAMGNVVFYRIWVSMRYRKPYPVRALLLLVVLLAATMVYGVTALTRADRGDPRKVLLVQGNIPQDVKWDPAYQDATLKTYERLTREACKEPGTLVVWPESALPFFLQREPAYAARVQALAAELKSPLVVGSPAYEQQGGRVRYLNSAFLISEQGAIVGRSDKLHLVPFGEYVPLAPLLPFVNKLVTGIGDFSPGHEPVVLPASTGKLGVLVCFEGIFPEVANAYVARGAQLLVNITNDAWFGRTSAPYQHLSMTVFRAVENRVPLVRAANTGISSVIDSKGHIRGMTPLFQEATLSGEVRPGTDRTFYNRFGDLFALLCLSGSIGMGIACYRGRRN is encoded by the coding sequence GTGACCGCGCGCACCGCAATCGCCGGGGAGGCGACCGCGGGACGCTACCTGCTGGCGCTGTTCTCGGGCGTTTTGCTGGCACTCTCCTTCCCGCTGCCGGGCATATCCCCACTGGCCTGGGGCGCTTTCGTGCCGCTCTTTCTGGCGACCGACCGCGTCTCGCCCAGACTCGGTTTCCGACTCGGCTTCACCGCCGGGTGCGTCGCCTATGCGGGGATCCTGTACTGGCTCAACGTGGTGATGATGAACTACGGGAAGCTGCACTGGACGGTGAGCGTGACGCTCTACCTCACCCTGGTGGGCTACCTGGCGCTTTACCCCGGCGCGGTGCTCTGGCTGGTGCGGCGCTGCGAAGGAAGGCGGATCCCGCTGCTTTGCTCCTTTCCGCTGCTGTGGGTCTCGGGTGAGGCGATTCGCTCCTATCTCTTGACCGGGTTCCCCTGGGCGAGCCTCGGCTATTCCCAGTACCGCACCCTGCCGCTGATCCAGATCAGCGACCTGACCGGGGTGTACGGCGTCAGTTTTCTGGTCGCCATGGGGAACGTGGTCTTCTACCGGATCTGGGTTTCCATGCGCTACCGCAAGCCCTACCCGGTGCGCGCCCTGTTGCTGCTGGTGGTGCTCCTGGCGGCCACCATGGTGTACGGCGTCACCGCGCTGACCCGCGCCGACAGGGGAGACCCCCGGAAGGTCCTCCTGGTGCAGGGAAACATCCCGCAGGATGTGAAGTGGGACCCGGCCTACCAGGATGCGACGCTGAAGACCTACGAACGGCTTACCCGGGAGGCGTGCAAGGAGCCGGGGACCCTGGTGGTCTGGCCGGAGAGCGCCCTGCCGTTTTTCCTGCAGCGTGAGCCGGCCTATGCCGCGCGGGTGCAGGCGCTGGCCGCGGAGTTGAAGAGCCCGCTGGTGGTGGGAAGCCCTGCCTACGAACAGCAGGGGGGACGTGTGCGCTACCTGAACAGCGCGTTCCTCATCTCCGAGCAGGGCGCCATCGTGGGGAGAAGCGACAAGCTGCACCTGGTCCCCTTCGGCGAGTACGTGCCGCTGGCCCCGCTGCTCCCCTTCGTCAACAAGCTGGTTACCGGGATCGGCGACTTCTCCCCCGGCCACGAGCCCGTGGTGCTGCCGGCCTCGACCGGGAAACTGGGCGTCCTGGTCTGCTTCGAAGGGATCTTCCCCGAGGTGGCCAACGCGTACGTCGCAAGGGGGGCGCAGTTGCTGGTGAATATCACCAACGACGCCTGGTTCGGGCGCACCTCCGCCCCTTACCAGCACCTCTCCATGACCGTGTTCCGGGCCGTGGAGAACCGGGTCCCCCTGGTGCGTGCCGCCAACACCGGGATCTCCTCGGTGATCGACAGCAAGGGACACATCCGGGGCATGACCCCGCTGTTCCAGGAGGCGACCCTGAGCGGCGAAGTGAGGCCGGGGACGGACCGGACCTTCTACAACCGTTTCGGCGACCTCTTCGCCCTGCTTTGTCTCTCCGGAAGCATCGGCATGGGGATCGCCTGCTATCGCGGGCGCCGCAACTGA
- a CDS encoding hemolysin family protein, producing the protein MEEGNGRKGQGLIESLTRLLYGKKKVTGAEIQEIMDAGEEEGVINQEENAMIRSILTLGDSMVREIMLPRMEMACVSIELEVREVLKSIIASGHSRLPVYEGTIDNIIGLLYAKDLLRYWGEPDDAIELRKLIRPPFFIPETKNLEELLHDFKKRRVHMAVVIDEYGGTAGLVTIEDLLEEIVGDIQDEYDLETERLSVQADGSIVADGRLPIVELEEQFDVEIEKENFETVGGLLFHLTGRIPAAGDVIENDSLVLTVLEADERRIAKVHIAKKQEPAGESEEP; encoded by the coding sequence TTGGAAGAGGGTAACGGACGCAAGGGCCAGGGACTCATCGAATCCCTGACCCGGCTCTTGTACGGCAAAAAGAAGGTCACCGGGGCGGAGATCCAGGAGATCATGGACGCCGGCGAGGAGGAAGGGGTCATCAACCAGGAGGAGAACGCGATGATCCGTTCCATCCTGACCCTGGGCGACTCCATGGTGCGCGAGATCATGCTGCCGCGCATGGAGATGGCGTGCGTTTCCATCGAGCTCGAGGTGCGCGAGGTGCTGAAGTCCATCATCGCCTCGGGGCACTCGCGCCTTCCGGTTTACGAGGGGACCATCGACAACATCATCGGCCTCCTCTACGCCAAGGACCTGCTGCGTTACTGGGGCGAGCCGGACGATGCCATCGAGCTCAGGAAGCTGATCCGTCCCCCGTTTTTCATCCCGGAGACCAAGAACCTCGAGGAGCTGCTGCACGACTTCAAGAAGCGCCGGGTGCACATGGCGGTGGTCATCGACGAGTATGGCGGCACCGCGGGACTGGTGACCATCGAGGATCTCCTGGAGGAGATCGTCGGGGACATCCAGGACGAGTACGACCTGGAGACCGAGCGCCTCTCTGTGCAGGCGGACGGCTCCATCGTCGCGGACGGCAGGCTCCCCATCGTGGAACTGGAAGAGCAGTTCGATGTCGAGATCGAAAAGGAAAACTTCGAGACTGTGGGGGGGCTTCTCTTCCACCTGACCGGGCGCATCCCCGCCGCGGGCGACGTCATCGAGAACGACTCGCTGGTGCTCACCGTGCTGGAGGCGGACGAGAGACGCATCGCCAAGGTGCACATAGCGAAGAAACAGGAGCCTGCCGGGGAGTCTGAGGAGCCGTGA
- a CDS encoding diacylglycerol kinase — MKPTRFIDSVNCAIEGILHTTRTQKHMRYHFLAALAVLFIALLLRVSSVEFMLLALAISFVLFAELLNTAIEVVVDMISPEYHPMAKLAKDVAAGAVLVAAFGTAIMGYLVLSKYVLPWQRLGLEMMGSESELGMVVSAVLVLIVVVILKARGGTGKPLEGGGVSGHSAVAFSIATSVALHTQDPLIALFCFILAAMVSHSRLLLRIHRPREVVVGAVVGVGITFAVHLLFRAFWHGWL; from the coding sequence ATGAAGCCGACCCGCTTCATCGACTCCGTGAACTGCGCCATCGAGGGGATCCTCCACACCACGCGCACGCAGAAGCACATGCGCTACCACTTCCTGGCCGCGCTCGCCGTGCTGTTCATCGCGCTGCTGCTGCGGGTTTCCTCGGTCGAGTTCATGCTGCTGGCCCTGGCCATCAGCTTCGTCCTCTTCGCCGAGCTGCTCAACACCGCCATCGAGGTGGTGGTGGACATGATCTCGCCGGAATACCACCCCATGGCCAAGCTCGCCAAGGACGTGGCGGCGGGCGCCGTGCTGGTGGCCGCCTTCGGCACCGCCATCATGGGGTACCTGGTGCTCTCGAAGTACGTGCTCCCCTGGCAGAGGCTCGGCCTCGAGATGATGGGGAGCGAGTCGGAACTGGGCATGGTGGTCTCCGCGGTACTGGTGCTGATCGTCGTGGTGATTCTCAAGGCACGCGGTGGAACCGGGAAACCGCTCGAAGGGGGAGGCGTCAGCGGCCACTCGGCGGTCGCCTTCTCCATCGCGACCTCCGTGGCGCTGCACACCCAGGACCCGCTCATCGCGCTTTTCTGCTTCATCCTGGCCGCGATGGTGAGCCATTCGCGCCTGCTGCTGAGGATCCACCGTCCCCGCGAGGTGGTGGTCGGCGCGGTCGTCGGAGTAGGGATCACCTTCGCGGTGCACCTGCTGTTCCGCGCCTTCTGGCACGGCTGGCTATGA
- the ybeY gene encoding rRNA maturation RNase YbeY has translation MGCPEAELSVSIVGDRAIRVLNREYLGRDKATNVISFAMQEGEFGAINPEVLGDVVISVDTAAREAEESGQTFLERFNFLLLHGILHITGYDHERSGEAAAARMEAKEREIFSLLVEEGLV, from the coding sequence TTGGGATGTCCTGAGGCGGAGCTTTCCGTCAGCATCGTCGGGGACCGGGCCATCCGGGTCCTCAACCGGGAGTATCTGGGACGGGACAAGGCCACCAACGTGATCTCGTTCGCCATGCAGGAAGGGGAGTTCGGCGCCATCAACCCGGAGGTCCTGGGCGACGTGGTCATCTCCGTCGACACCGCGGCGCGCGAGGCCGAGGAGTCCGGACAGACCTTCCTGGAGCGCTTCAACTTCCTGCTTCTGCACGGCATCCTGCACATCACCGGCTACGACCATGAAAGAAGCGGCGAGGCCGCAGCCGCCCGCATGGAGGCCAAAGAGCGGGAGATCTTCTCCCTGCTGGTCGAGGAAGGGCTTGTCTAG